In Thunnus thynnus chromosome 20, fThuThy2.1, whole genome shotgun sequence, a single window of DNA contains:
- the arl4d gene encoding ADP-ribosylation factor-like protein 4D, translating to MGNQLTDIAPNTPFLPNFQSLHVVVIGLDSAGKTSLLYRLKLKEFVKTIPTKGFNTEKIKVAVGASRSITFQVWDVGGQEKLRPLWKSYTRRTDGMVFVVDSTELERMEEAKVELHKITRTSENQGVPVLILANKQDLDSALSVSEVEKLLSVHELSMYTLHHVQSCSAVDGQGVQPGLEKLYEMILKRKKMVKHNRNRKR from the coding sequence ATGGGGAACCAGCTGACTGATATCGCTCCAAACACGCCATTCCTGCCAAACTTCCAGTCTCTGCACGTGGTGGTTATCGGGCTCGACTCAGCTGGCAAAACCTCTCTGCTCTACAGGCTCAAACTGAAGGAGTTTGTGAAGACGATCCCCACCAAGGGCTTCAACACCGAGAAGATTAAGGTGGCTGTGGGGGCTTCTCGGTCCATAACCTTCCAGGTTTGGGATGTTGGTGGGCAGGAGAAGCTGCGCCCGCTGTGGAAATCGTACACCCGCAGAACGGACGGGATGGTGTTTGTGGTGGACTCCACTGAGTTAGAGCGTATGGAGGAAGCCAAAGTCGAGCTCCATAAGATCACCCGCACCTCAGAGAACCAGGGTGTCCCAGTGCTGATCCTAGCCAACAAACAGGACCTGGATTCAGCCTTGTCTGTCAGCGAGGTGGAGAAGCTGCTTTCCGTACACGAACTGAGCATGTACACGCTGCATCACGTGCAGAGCTGCAGCGCTGTGGACGGTCAGGGAGTCCAGCCAGGCCTGGAGAAACTTTATGAGATGATCCtcaagaggaagaagatggtgaaacacaacagaaacagaaagagatga